The Tripterygium wilfordii isolate XIE 37 chromosome 5, ASM1340144v1, whole genome shotgun sequence genome window below encodes:
- the LOC119998976 gene encoding 14-3-3-like protein GF14 kappa isoform X2, which produces MTTVVAVPDNLTRDQYVYLAKLAEQAERYEEMVQFMEKLVTAATPTSELTVEERNLLSVAYKNVIGSLRAAWRIISSIEQKEEGRKNEDQVVLVKEYRSKVETELSAVCAGILRLLDSNLIPSAAASESKVFYLKMKGDYHRYMAEFKAGEERKAAAEDTMIAYKAAQDIALADLAPTHPVRLGLALNFSVFYYEILNSSEKACSMAKQAFEEAIAELDTLGEESYKDSTLIMQLLRDNLTLWTSDMQIDEA; this is translated from the exons atgACAACCGTCGTAGCAGTACCGGATAACCTAACCAGGGACCAGTATGTATATCTGGCGAAACTCGCCGAGCAAGCCGAGCGGTACGAGGAGATGGTCCAGTTCATGGAGAAGCTGGTCACGGCCGCCACTCCGACGTCCGAGCTCACCGTTGAGGAGCGCAACCTCCTTTCTGTCGCATATAAGAACGTGATCGGGTCTCTCCGTGCCGCCTGGAGGATCATCTCTTCAATCGAGCAGAAGGAAGAGGGCCGGAAGAACGAGGACCAGGTGGTGCTTGTGAAAGAATACAGATCCAAGGTTGAGACGGAGCTATCGGCTGTCTGCGCAGGGATTCTAAGGCTCTTGGACTCGAACCTGATTCCTTCTGCCGCAGCAAGCGAGTCGAAGGTGTTTTACTTGAAGATGAAGGGGGACTATCACCGGTACATGGCGGAGTTCAAGGCTGGGGAAGAGAGGAAAGCCGCGGCTGAGGATACGATGATCGCTTACAAGGCGGCTCAG GATATCGCACTAGCTGATCTTGCTCCGACACATCCTGTAAGGTTGGGTCTTGCCCTCAATTTCTCAGTCTTCTACTATGAGATTCTCAATTCGTCAGAGAAAGCATGTAGCATGGCAAAACAG GCATTCGAGGAAGCTATAGCTGAGCTGGACACACTGGGTGAGGAGTCTTACAAGGACAGCACTCTCATCATGCAACTACTAAGGGACAACCTCACCCTATGGACTTCTGATATGCAG ATAGACGAGGCATGA
- the LOC119998976 gene encoding 14-3-3-like protein GF14 kappa isoform X1: MTTVVAVPDNLTRDQYVYLAKLAEQAERYEEMVQFMEKLVTAATPTSELTVEERNLLSVAYKNVIGSLRAAWRIISSIEQKEEGRKNEDQVVLVKEYRSKVETELSAVCAGILRLLDSNLIPSAAASESKVFYLKMKGDYHRYMAEFKAGEERKAAAEDTMIAYKAAQDIALADLAPTHPVRLGLALNFSVFYYEILNSSEKACSMAKQAFEEAIAELDTLGEESYKDSTLIMQLLRDNLTLWTSDMQEQIDEA; encoded by the exons atgACAACCGTCGTAGCAGTACCGGATAACCTAACCAGGGACCAGTATGTATATCTGGCGAAACTCGCCGAGCAAGCCGAGCGGTACGAGGAGATGGTCCAGTTCATGGAGAAGCTGGTCACGGCCGCCACTCCGACGTCCGAGCTCACCGTTGAGGAGCGCAACCTCCTTTCTGTCGCATATAAGAACGTGATCGGGTCTCTCCGTGCCGCCTGGAGGATCATCTCTTCAATCGAGCAGAAGGAAGAGGGCCGGAAGAACGAGGACCAGGTGGTGCTTGTGAAAGAATACAGATCCAAGGTTGAGACGGAGCTATCGGCTGTCTGCGCAGGGATTCTAAGGCTCTTGGACTCGAACCTGATTCCTTCTGCCGCAGCAAGCGAGTCGAAGGTGTTTTACTTGAAGATGAAGGGGGACTATCACCGGTACATGGCGGAGTTCAAGGCTGGGGAAGAGAGGAAAGCCGCGGCTGAGGATACGATGATCGCTTACAAGGCGGCTCAG GATATCGCACTAGCTGATCTTGCTCCGACACATCCTGTAAGGTTGGGTCTTGCCCTCAATTTCTCAGTCTTCTACTATGAGATTCTCAATTCGTCAGAGAAAGCATGTAGCATGGCAAAACAG GCATTCGAGGAAGCTATAGCTGAGCTGGACACACTGGGTGAGGAGTCTTACAAGGACAGCACTCTCATCATGCAACTACTAAGGGACAACCTCACCCTATGGACTTCTGATATGCAG GAGCAGATAGACGAGGCATGA